The Deltaproteobacteria bacterium HGW-Deltaproteobacteria-6 genome has a segment encoding these proteins:
- a CDS encoding recombination protein RecR, with the protein MKSYAQPIKRLIEELAKLPGIGEKTAARLANYILRATPDDVEKLAESLVEVKRKIRLCRICLNPTEEDICHICNNPARDQHVICVVEEPDALAAIEESGFFHGMYHVLHGALAPLDGIGPENLRLGELSKRISEGRITELILATNPNVHGEATALLITRMFKDSNIQITRIAMGVPMGGDLKYVDKMTISKSLEFRRGM; encoded by the coding sequence ATGAAATCTTACGCACAACCTATTAAACGCCTGATTGAGGAACTGGCCAAACTTCCGGGAATCGGCGAAAAGACGGCGGCCAGGCTCGCTAACTATATTTTGCGCGCCACCCCCGATGACGTGGAAAAACTGGCGGAAAGCCTGGTCGAAGTAAAACGGAAAATCCGGCTCTGCCGGATCTGCCTCAATCCGACGGAAGAAGACATCTGCCATATCTGTAATAATCCGGCGCGCGATCAACACGTGATCTGCGTAGTAGAAGAACCGGACGCACTGGCGGCCATTGAAGAAAGCGGTTTTTTCCATGGAATGTATCACGTCTTACACGGCGCGCTGGCGCCGCTCGACGGCATCGGACCGGAAAATCTGCGCCTGGGTGAGCTGTCCAAACGAATCAGCGAAGGCCGGATAACGGAATTGATCCTGGCCACGAATCCCAATGTGCATGGCGAAGCCACGGCGCTGCTGATTACCCGGATGTTCAAAGATTCCAATATTCAGATCACACGCATCGCCATGGGGGTGCCCATGGGAGGCGATTTAAAATATGTGGACAAGATGACCATTTCGAAGTCTTTGGAATTCCGTCGCGGCATGTAG
- a CDS encoding YbaB/EbfC family nucleoid-associated protein has protein sequence MHNINNIMKQAKKMQEKIGKLQQELENKTIEAQAGGGMVRVVVNGKFEIVSLKIEKEVVNPEDIEMLQDLIAAAVNEGIRKSQEMASSEMSKITGGLGIPGMGM, from the coding sequence GTGCATAACATCAATAACATCATGAAACAGGCCAAAAAGATGCAGGAAAAAATTGGCAAACTCCAGCAGGAACTGGAGAATAAAACCATCGAAGCGCAGGCAGGCGGCGGCATGGTTCGCGTTGTCGTCAACGGCAAGTTTGAAATTGTGTCGCTCAAAATTGAAAAAGAAGTCGTCAATCCTGAAGACATTGAAATGCTGCAGGACCTGATCGCGGCGGCGGTAAACGAAGGCATCCGCAAGTCGCAGGAAATGGCTTCCTCGGAAATGTCCAAGATCACGGGCGGGCTGGGAATTCCCGGGATGGGCATGTAA
- a CDS encoding NADH-quinone oxidoreductase subunit NuoE — protein MTNVSEIKQKTKQIIKKHKSNKSALIAVLQDIQEAFNYLPKEALKTAASVMNVPMSRVYEAATFYTAFSLKPRGKHVVKICKGTACHVRGASALQDKFERTLCIKPGETTPDGKFSLETVNCVGACALGPVVVINTDYHGQVTMNKVDKIIKKINEEGAQQ, from the coding sequence ATGACAAACGTCAGTGAAATTAAGCAAAAAACAAAGCAAATCATCAAAAAGCACAAAAGCAACAAAAGCGCGCTGATTGCCGTTTTGCAGGATATTCAGGAAGCCTTCAATTACCTTCCGAAAGAAGCCTTGAAAACAGCGGCCAGCGTGATGAATGTGCCGATGAGCCGGGTGTATGAAGCGGCCACGTTTTACACCGCCTTCAGTTTGAAGCCGCGCGGAAAACATGTGGTCAAAATCTGCAAGGGAACGGCCTGCCATGTCCGCGGTGCATCCGCCCTGCAGGACAAGTTTGAACGCACGCTATGCATCAAGCCCGGTGAAACGACGCCCGATGGAAAGTTCTCACTCGAAACCGTCAACTGCGTGGGCGCCTGCGCGCTGGGACCCGTCGTCGTCATCAATACCGACTACCACGGCCAGGTAACAATGAACAAGGTTGATAAAATCATTAAAAAAATTAACGAAGAGGGGGCACAGCAATGA
- a CDS encoding pyruvate ferredoxin oxidoreductase (catalyzes the formation of acetyl-CoA from pyruvate and coenzyme A) yields the protein MENFELFAPRLINKQELLSSGHRACSGCAEVLAVRLMAKALGENTVIASATGCMEIVSSMFPTTAWQVPWIHVAFENAASVASGIEAGLKALRKKGKIDDRYVKVVGMGGDGATMDIGFQALSGAMERGHDMIYVCFDNEAYMNTGIQRSSATPMGASTTTAPAGKVSMGQKTWKKNMPEIMVAHNIPYVATVCPSYPLDFIRKMEKAKSIKGPSYIHCFSVCPTGWRSPSQTAVSMGRLAVETGVFPLFEVENGHYRMSPDMPKKLKPIKDYFKPQGRFRHLTADEIDMIQEKITVEFKKLVEKAKFL from the coding sequence ATTGAAAATTTTGAATTATTTGCCCCGCGGCTGATTAATAAGCAGGAATTACTATCATCCGGCCACCGGGCCTGCTCCGGTTGCGCTGAAGTGCTGGCCGTTCGGCTGATGGCCAAGGCGCTGGGTGAAAACACGGTCATTGCTTCCGCGACCGGTTGTATGGAAATCGTCTCCAGCATGTTTCCCACGACGGCATGGCAAGTTCCCTGGATTCACGTGGCCTTCGAAAACGCAGCGTCTGTCGCTTCCGGCATTGAAGCGGGCCTCAAAGCGCTGCGCAAAAAAGGCAAAATTGACGACCGCTATGTCAAAGTTGTCGGCATGGGCGGCGACGGCGCCACGATGGACATCGGATTTCAGGCGCTTTCCGGCGCCATGGAACGCGGCCATGATATGATTTACGTCTGCTTCGACAATGAAGCTTATATGAACACGGGCATTCAGCGCTCCAGCGCTACGCCGATGGGCGCATCCACCACGACCGCTCCGGCGGGCAAAGTAAGCATGGGGCAGAAAACCTGGAAAAAGAACATGCCGGAAATCATGGTCGCACATAACATTCCTTATGTCGCCACCGTCTGTCCCAGCTATCCTCTGGATTTTATCCGCAAGATGGAAAAAGCCAAAAGCATTAAGGGGCCTTCTTATATTCACTGCTTCTCAGTTTGTCCGACCGGCTGGCGCAGCCCGTCACAAACGGCGGTATCCATGGGACGCCTGGCCGTGGAAACGGGTGTTTTCCCGCTGTTTGAAGTGGAAAACGGCCACTATCGCATGTCTCCGGACATGCCGAAAAAACTTAAACCGATCAAAGATTATTTCAAGCCTCAGGGCCGTTTCCGTCACCTGACCGCGGATGAAATCGATATGATCCAGGAAAAAATAACGGTTGAGTTTAAGAAACTTGTAGAAAAAGCAAAATTTCTCTAA
- the porD gene encoding pyruvate ferredoxin oxidoreductase (catalyzes the ferredoxin-dependent oxidative decarboxylation of pyruvate to form acetyl-CoA), translated as MTLKTWRELPIGCVVSEPGSASEYHTGSWRSQRPIWDNTKCIKCGICYVFCPEGCVQQSEDGFFVANMDYCKGCGICSHECWPRAIKMIEEG; from the coding sequence ATGACATTAAAGACATGGCGGGAACTTCCCATCGGCTGTGTTGTGTCCGAGCCGGGTAGCGCCAGCGAGTACCATACGGGAAGCTGGCGGTCGCAACGACCCATTTGGGACAACACGAAATGCATCAAGTGCGGCATCTGTTACGTTTTTTGCCCCGAAGGATGCGTTCAGCAAAGCGAAGACGGTTTTTTTGTGGCAAATATGGATTATTGCAAGGGCTGCGGCATTTGCTCGCATGAGTGCTGGCCCCGCGCAATCAAGATGATAGAGGAGGGATAA
- a CDS encoding DNA polymerase III subunit gamma/tau (catalyzes the DNA-template-directed extension of the 3'-end of a DNA strand; the tau chain serves as a scaffold to help in the dimerizaton of the alpha,epsilon and theta core complex; the gamma chain seems to interact with the delta and delta' subunits to transfer the beta subunit on the DNA), with protein MGQLNHPAKQELSGTGNPQNEVHLEYLVLARKFRPQTFDDVAGQEPVVRTLSNAIGQGRIGHAFLFAGPRGVGKTSVARILAKSLNCEKGPTATPCNKCPNCIEITDGNAMDVREIDGASNRGIDEIRELRENVKFAPAASKYKIYIIDEVHMLTREAFNALLKTLEEPPGHVIFIFATTENNKVPATILSRCQCYDFRRISQSEIAANLGKVAAAEGIAISPTALSWVAEAGDGSMRDAQSIFDQVISYAGLTISDEDVEDILGLADRKYLYRLSETVLAHNAGSCLTILAEAYLAGIDMKHFYSMLLKHFRNLLLVKIAADNSSSFDIAPEQVAKLKHQTQNVSRETLQRYLDILLNEADSLRRSQEVRMKIETVLVRMAYLEPVLPVGEIMATLEALEQKLQNGPPHANEGYAEQGMTKQTHSPSPTGSGQPSSSMPRQETASVQTEPRPTAKPAPGDDLKNFIKSENPPLGAKIDTAEVLGLEDGCLTLGVPGNCLFLDDITRSPQKEELERIAGIYYSQKVALKIQTIETPKTNGNNVSTRGAKANNLNDIKREAMNSPIFQKVLAQFEGAELIDIKPITEKKMGG; from the coding sequence ATCGGTCAGTTGAACCATCCCGCAAAGCAGGAGTTATCCGGTACAGGAAACCCACAAAACGAGGTTCATTTGGAATACCTGGTTTTAGCACGAAAATTCAGACCGCAAACCTTTGACGACGTCGCAGGTCAGGAACCTGTGGTCCGGACCTTAAGTAACGCCATCGGACAAGGCCGGATCGGACACGCCTTTCTCTTTGCAGGCCCCCGGGGTGTCGGTAAAACATCCGTGGCCAGGATCCTGGCCAAATCGCTCAACTGCGAAAAAGGCCCGACCGCCACACCCTGCAACAAATGCCCAAACTGCATTGAAATCACGGATGGAAACGCCATGGATGTGCGCGAGATCGACGGCGCCTCCAACCGCGGCATCGACGAAATCCGGGAGCTCAGGGAGAATGTCAAATTCGCCCCGGCCGCATCCAAGTATAAAATCTATATCATCGATGAAGTCCACATGCTGACGCGGGAAGCGTTCAACGCGCTTTTAAAAACGCTCGAAGAGCCCCCCGGACATGTGATCTTTATTTTTGCCACGACTGAAAACAACAAAGTTCCGGCAACGATCCTGTCGCGCTGCCAGTGTTATGATTTCCGCCGCATTTCGCAAAGCGAAATTGCAGCCAATTTAGGCAAGGTGGCCGCCGCGGAAGGCATTGCGATCAGCCCCACGGCCCTTTCCTGGGTTGCCGAAGCGGGCGACGGCAGCATGCGCGACGCTCAGAGCATTTTCGACCAGGTCATTTCCTATGCCGGCCTGACCATTTCCGATGAGGACGTAGAAGACATTCTGGGACTGGCCGACCGCAAGTATCTTTACCGCCTCTCCGAAACCGTCCTGGCCCATAACGCCGGCAGCTGCCTGACGATCCTGGCCGAAGCCTATCTGGCAGGCATCGATATGAAGCACTTCTACTCCATGCTCTTGAAACATTTTCGTAATTTGCTTCTGGTCAAAATCGCCGCGGACAACAGTTCTTCTTTTGATATCGCACCGGAACAGGTGGCAAAACTCAAACATCAGACGCAAAATGTTTCCCGCGAAACATTGCAGCGTTATCTGGACATTCTGCTTAATGAAGCCGACAGCCTGCGCCGGAGCCAGGAAGTGCGGATGAAAATTGAAACCGTCCTGGTGAGAATGGCTTATCTGGAACCGGTCCTGCCGGTAGGTGAAATCATGGCGACGCTCGAAGCGCTGGAGCAAAAGCTTCAGAACGGTCCGCCGCACGCGAATGAAGGTTACGCCGAACAGGGCATGACCAAACAGACCCATTCGCCTTCGCCGACGGGAAGCGGTCAGCCATCGTCTTCCATGCCCCGGCAGGAAACGGCTTCCGTCCAAACGGAGCCCCGCCCAACCGCCAAACCTGCGCCAGGCGATGATTTGAAAAATTTCATTAAAAGTGAAAATCCGCCGCTGGGGGCGAAAATTGACACGGCGGAAGTTCTCGGACTGGAAGACGGTTGTCTAACGCTGGGTGTTCCCGGCAATTGCCTTTTTCTCGACGACATCACCAGATCGCCGCAAAAAGAAGAACTGGAGAGGATCGCGGGGATTTACTATTCACAAAAGGTTGCCCTGAAGATTCAAACCATTGAAACGCCAAAAACAAACGGCAATAATGTCAGCACACGCGGCGCCAAAGCAAACAACTTAAACGACATCAAGCGTGAAGCCATGAACTCGCCGATTTTCCAGAAAGTGCTGGCCCAGTTTGAAGGCGCGGAACTGATCGACATTAAACCAATTACTGAAAAAAAGATGGGGGGATAG
- a CDS encoding fumarate hydratase (Catalyzes the reversible hydration of fumaric acid to yield I-malic acid), with protein MENKKRNTLRRITARRVTATVKNLFIKANTELGADVVSALQSAHAREESPIGRQVLTKILQNADIACRDAMPICQDTGLAVLFVEIGQDIRIVGGDLREAIHEGVRQAYEEGFLRKSVCDPFTRKNTGDNTPAVIHLDMVPGNQLKIIAMPKGGGSENMSAAKMLTPSAGIDGIKKFVMETVEKASANPCPPIIVGIGIGGSLEQACILAKKALLRPVGKKNESDERLKQMESELYEKINALGIGPAGLGGRVTTLAVQAEMMPCHIASLPVAVNIQCHVARHREETI; from the coding sequence ATGGAAAATAAAAAAAGAAATACTTTACGGCGGATCACTGCCAGGCGGGTCACGGCAACCGTCAAGAACCTGTTTATAAAGGCTAATACCGAGCTGGGAGCGGATGTGGTTTCCGCTTTGCAAAGTGCGCATGCCCGTGAAGAATCGCCCATTGGCAGACAGGTGCTCACAAAAATTCTTCAGAATGCCGATATTGCCTGCCGCGACGCTATGCCGATCTGCCAGGATACGGGACTGGCGGTATTGTTTGTTGAAATAGGACAGGATATCCGTATTGTCGGCGGCGACTTGCGGGAGGCCATTCACGAAGGCGTACGCCAGGCTTACGAAGAAGGCTTTCTGCGCAAGTCCGTATGCGATCCTTTTACCAGGAAAAACACAGGGGATAATACACCCGCCGTTATCCATCTGGACATGGTGCCCGGCAATCAATTAAAAATTATCGCCATGCCTAAGGGCGGCGGCAGTGAAAACATGAGCGCGGCCAAGATGCTGACCCCTTCCGCGGGAATCGACGGCATTAAAAAATTTGTTATGGAAACCGTGGAGAAAGCCTCGGCCAATCCCTGTCCGCCGATTATCGTGGGCATCGGCATCGGCGGATCGCTCGAGCAGGCCTGTATTCTCGCCAAAAAAGCCCTCTTGAGACCGGTAGGCAAAAAGAATGAATCGGATGAACGCCTGAAACAAATGGAAAGCGAGCTTTACGAAAAAATAAATGCCCTGGGAATCGGTCCCGCCGGCCTGGGAGGCAGAGTCACCACCCTGGCCGTCCAGGCTGAGATGATGCCCTGCCATATTGCTTCGCTGCCGGTAGCCGTCAATATCCAGTGCCATGTGGCCAGACACCGGGAAGAAACGATATGA
- the porA gene encoding pyruvate ferredoxin oxidoreductase — MGKRIGMEVAVAVAEAVGLCNIDMAAVYPITPQSHIAEHLSDLVADGKIDAEFVTVESEHSAMSAVIGASGTGARSYTATSSQGLMYMHELLPIASAMRLPITMAIANRAVSGPLNILNDHSDIMPQRDSGWISIFVENGQESIDMSIIAFKIAEHKDVMLPVNINIDGFQLTHMVEPFEMPTQEEVNQFLPPFVPHATLHPAKPATMGAFAMSDYFTEIMKAKDEAIKNSKKVILEVWDEWGRLFGRNYKPVETYKADDADTLLLTMGSMGETAQMAIDELRAKGVKAGLVKLRLWRPFPFDELKAVVKNVKKLIVTDRAVSFGGPGGPVFSEIKSALFAETQRPLIYNYIYGLGGRDVTVHDFTGMFEKVLADTGNQAADTYEFWGVRE; from the coding sequence ATGGGCAAACGCATAGGTATGGAAGTGGCAGTTGCCGTTGCGGAAGCCGTCGGACTTTGCAATATCGACATGGCAGCCGTTTATCCCATTACACCCCAGTCACACATCGCGGAACATCTGTCCGACCTCGTCGCAGACGGCAAAATCGATGCGGAATTCGTGACGGTTGAATCCGAACACTCGGCCATGAGCGCGGTGATTGGCGCATCCGGCACGGGAGCCCGTTCCTACACGGCTACCAGTTCGCAGGGACTGATGTATATGCATGAATTGCTGCCTATCGCTTCGGCAATGCGTCTGCCGATCACCATGGCGATAGCCAACCGGGCGGTCTCCGGCCCCCTGAATATTTTAAACGATCATTCCGACATTATGCCGCAGCGCGATTCCGGCTGGATCTCCATTTTTGTGGAAAACGGACAGGAATCCATTGATATGTCCATCATTGCCTTCAAAATCGCCGAGCACAAAGACGTCATGTTGCCGGTCAATATTAATATTGATGGTTTTCAGTTAACGCACATGGTGGAACCTTTTGAAATGCCGACACAGGAAGAAGTAAATCAATTCCTGCCCCCGTTTGTTCCCCACGCAACGCTTCATCCCGCAAAGCCGGCAACGATGGGCGCCTTCGCCATGTCCGATTATTTTACGGAAATCATGAAGGCCAAGGACGAAGCCATCAAGAACTCCAAAAAAGTCATTCTGGAAGTCTGGGACGAGTGGGGAAGATTGTTCGGCCGCAACTACAAGCCGGTCGAAACTTACAAGGCGGATGACGCGGACACCCTGCTTCTGACCATGGGCTCGATGGGTGAAACCGCTCAAATGGCCATCGATGAACTGCGCGCCAAAGGCGTTAAGGCGGGTCTGGTCAAGCTGAGACTCTGGAGACCCTTCCCGTTTGACGAGCTTAAGGCAGTCGTTAAAAACGTCAAGAAATTGATTGTGACCGACCGCGCCGTATCGTTCGGCGGTCCCGGCGGACCTGTTTTTTCAGAAATTAAATCCGCTCTTTTTGCCGAAACTCAACGGCCTTTGATTTACAATTACATTTACGGACTGGGCGGCCGCGACGTTACCGTGCACGATTTCACCGGAATGTTTGAAAAAGTTCTGGCGGACACGGGAAACCAGGCTGCTGACACCTATGAATTCTGGGGGGTAAGAGAATAA
- a CDS encoding fumarate hydratase yields MNAPRENAPIRIQTPLTADICASLRAGDMVLLSGEVYTARDAAHRRLYEALTKGLPLPVDLSTATIFYAAPSPTPTGKIIGSIGPTTSYRMDAFTPALIKHGLRGMIGKGNRSPEVVEAIRRYQAVYFGAIGGIAALGAQCVKKMELVAYEDLGPEAIRKLTVVDLPIVVINDSKGRDLYQSEQSKWRIIL; encoded by the coding sequence ATGAACGCCCCTCGTGAAAACGCTCCCATCCGTATTCAGACGCCGCTGACCGCCGATATCTGCGCCTCATTGCGGGCGGGCGACATGGTGCTTTTGAGCGGCGAGGTTTACACAGCCAGAGACGCCGCTCACCGCCGTTTGTATGAGGCGCTCACCAAAGGTCTTCCCCTGCCGGTCGATTTATCGACTGCAACCATTTTCTACGCCGCCCCCTCGCCCACGCCGACCGGCAAAATCATCGGTTCGATCGGACCTACCACCAGCTACCGGATGGATGCTTTCACACCGGCGTTGATCAAACACGGGTTGAGAGGAATGATCGGCAAAGGTAACCGTTCGCCGGAAGTCGTGGAAGCAATCAGGCGATACCAAGCGGTGTATTTCGGCGCAATCGGCGGCATCGCCGCACTCGGCGCACAATGCGTGAAAAAAATGGAACTGGTCGCCTATGAAGACCTGGGGCCGGAAGCCATCCGCAAATTGACCGTTGTTGATCTGCCGATAGTGGTCATCAACGATTCCAAAGGCCGCGATCTTTACCAATCCGAACAGAGCAAGTGGCGCATCATATTGTAA
- a CDS encoding pyruvate synthase, producing MIEVRWHGRGGQGAVTSVELLAVAAIAAGKYAQGFPSFGPERRGAPVAAFTRIDDKKINVRSGIYEPDVVLVLDSSLIGLVNVTDGLKSSGKLIVNTPKTPEEIRKELNFNGAVATVDGTGIARKEMGVPIANTTMIGALLKVVGVMELDAMKDAIEHRFGRIAQKNLNAMKRAYDEIKIIN from the coding sequence ATGATAGAAGTCAGATGGCATGGCCGGGGCGGTCAGGGAGCGGTAACTTCGGTGGAATTGCTTGCAGTTGCGGCAATTGCCGCAGGAAAATATGCTCAGGGATTTCCCAGTTTCGGCCCGGAAAGAAGAGGGGCGCCCGTTGCGGCGTTTACCCGCATTGATGACAAGAAAATTAACGTCCGCTCGGGCATTTATGAGCCCGATGTCGTTCTGGTGCTCGACTCCAGTCTGATCGGTCTGGTCAATGTTACCGACGGATTAAAATCCAGTGGAAAATTAATCGTCAACACACCTAAAACACCTGAAGAGATTCGCAAGGAGCTGAACTTCAACGGCGCGGTCGCCACGGTGGACGGCACCGGCATCGCGCGCAAGGAAATGGGTGTCCCCATTGCCAACACGACCATGATCGGTGCACTCCTCAAAGTCGTCGGCGTCATGGAACTTGACGCGATGAAGGATGCGATTGAACACCGGTTTGGCAGAATCGCCCAGAAGAATCTCAACGCGATGAAACGGGCATACGACGAAATCAAAATAATCAATTAA